A stretch of the candidate division KSB1 bacterium genome encodes the following:
- a CDS encoding sigma-70 family RNA polymerase sigma factor, translated as MRSFKFFPEKEIINRVRANDRTVLGELFIHYKKMILNYVQSHGGSEQDAEDLLQEAIIVFWQKVCSGSFELTSKIGTYLLAVVKNKWYAEIRKRNKFTNTEISEDVNDGQDSQLDIVITEEKKQWVRKALEAIDPVCKQLLFYFYFEKRNLEEITRIMKFANSNVTKSKKYQCKKALELILRQTTEAERRM; from the coding sequence ATGAGATCCTTTAAATTTTTTCCGGAAAAGGAAATTATAAATCGAGTACGGGCCAATGACCGAACGGTATTGGGCGAGCTCTTTATTCATTATAAGAAAATGATATTAAATTATGTACAATCGCATGGCGGTAGTGAGCAAGATGCCGAAGATTTGCTGCAAGAAGCCATTATTGTTTTTTGGCAGAAGGTCTGCTCCGGAAGTTTTGAATTAACATCAAAAATCGGAACCTACCTTTTGGCTGTCGTAAAGAATAAATGGTATGCTGAAATTCGTAAACGAAATAAATTCACTAATACTGAGATATCGGAAGACGTAAATGATGGACAAGATTCACAACTCGATATTGTAATCACCGAAGAAAAAAAGCAATGGGTTCGAAAAGCACTTGAAGCGATTGACCCTGTCTGTAAACAGCTATTGTTCTACTTCTATTTTGAGAAAAGAAATTTGGAGGAGATCACAAGGATCATGAAATTTGCAAACAGCAATGTTACCAAATCAAAAAAATACCAGTGTAAAAAAGCATTAGAATTAATTTTAAGACAAACGACGGAAGCCGAAAGGAGAATGTGA
- a CDS encoding VWA domain-containing protein, translating to MRTLLTFFVFVFSFINLSAQGRIIIPHPPRPIYKNQVYLKYVDAHVKLNKGVGNITLEQSFFNKANVQLEGQYLFPVPREAQLYDFYLYINGKKTRGELLDGKEAREIYESIIRTVRDPALLEYANNGLFKARIFPIPPKSERKIELSYAQLLEKDADTYTFTLPIRQIGQGSIDSYHLEIELETEATLANIYSPSHEIDITRQGDKKAKISFEAKNLEADKDFVLYYSLSEREIPATFLSFRPRTDRDGYFMLLASPRFEVRKKRPVAKDVIFVVDVSGSMAGEKIEQAREALRYCVNTLNRNDRFEIISFSSGIEQFQNGLKKADRDEKNNASYFIDNLSASGGTNINEALQKALSLKEGKDNRPTSIVFLTDGLPTEGEKDIKNILANLMKQDKAFMKIFNFGVGYDVNTFLLDKLARDSHGSVNYVKPGENIEKKVSSFFDKISSPVLTNTEIDFGDLRVYDIYPKDFPDIFRGERITLFGRYRTDGKSKVVLTGEQGGRDRSFKYDVDLPRRNSDNEFIAKLWANRKVSFLLAKIRFEGENEELVQSIKELGKEFGIVTPYTSYLVREQERELAQFRIDLERGRSTPIALRMQAMEEARKESAIIDVESVGSKGYYDALTFVAPAPSASSGKRSVLASRAMQKIALAETETNMILTIKRVLDRTFQLKNGVWIENGLEDQEPDRIIEFLSDDYFEFSKSGEILNRILALGEEVMFQWNGKVYQIKS from the coding sequence ATGAGAACCCTGTTAACCTTTTTTGTGTTTGTATTTTCATTCATCAACCTGTCAGCCCAGGGCAGAATTATTATTCCCCATCCGCCAAGACCCATTTATAAAAATCAAGTTTATTTAAAATATGTAGATGCCCATGTTAAGCTTAATAAAGGAGTCGGGAATATCACACTCGAACAATCCTTTTTTAACAAAGCTAATGTGCAATTAGAGGGTCAATATTTATTTCCGGTACCGCGAGAAGCTCAGTTGTATGACTTCTATTTATATATCAACGGCAAGAAAACTCGCGGCGAACTATTGGATGGCAAAGAAGCCAGGGAGATTTATGAATCGATTATTCGAACAGTCCGCGATCCGGCGTTATTGGAGTATGCAAATAATGGTTTATTCAAAGCCCGGATATTTCCCATCCCACCCAAAAGTGAACGTAAAATAGAATTGTCTTACGCTCAATTACTAGAAAAAGATGCTGACACTTATACCTTTACACTGCCAATCCGGCAAATTGGGCAGGGCAGCATAGATTCTTATCATTTGGAAATCGAACTTGAAACCGAGGCGACCCTCGCCAATATTTATTCTCCGTCCCACGAAATTGATATAACCAGGCAAGGCGACAAAAAAGCAAAAATCAGTTTTGAAGCAAAAAATTTAGAAGCGGATAAAGATTTTGTCCTTTACTATTCACTTTCAGAAAGAGAGATACCTGCTACATTCTTATCTTTCCGACCGCGAACGGATCGTGACGGTTATTTTATGTTATTGGCTTCTCCCCGTTTCGAGGTTAGAAAGAAGAGGCCCGTGGCAAAGGATGTCATTTTCGTGGTTGATGTTTCCGGCAGTATGGCTGGTGAAAAAATCGAGCAGGCCAGGGAAGCGTTGCGATATTGTGTTAATACTTTGAACCGCAACGATCGCTTCGAAATCATCAGTTTTAGTTCTGGGATCGAACAATTTCAAAATGGCTTAAAGAAAGCGGATAGGGACGAGAAGAACAACGCTTCTTATTTTATAGATAATTTATCCGCTTCCGGTGGAACGAATATCAATGAAGCTTTGCAAAAAGCATTAAGCTTGAAAGAGGGTAAAGATAATCGTCCGACCAGTATTGTATTTTTAACCGACGGGTTGCCCACGGAAGGCGAGAAAGATATCAAAAATATTCTGGCCAACCTTATGAAGCAAGATAAGGCCTTCATGAAAATATTCAATTTTGGGGTTGGATATGATGTGAATACTTTCCTGTTGGATAAATTAGCGCGGGATAGCCATGGGAGTGTTAACTATGTGAAACCCGGCGAAAATATCGAAAAGAAAGTATCTTCTTTCTTTGATAAAATATCGAGTCCGGTCCTGACAAATACCGAAATTGATTTTGGTGATTTACGCGTTTATGATATTTATCCTAAAGATTTTCCGGACATTTTTAGGGGTGAACGGATCACTCTTTTTGGCCGTTACCGCACAGATGGTAAATCAAAAGTAGTCTTGACGGGAGAACAAGGTGGGCGGGATCGTTCCTTTAAGTATGATGTGGATTTGCCGCGACGAAATTCGGACAATGAATTTATCGCGAAGTTATGGGCCAACCGCAAGGTTTCTTTTCTGTTGGCTAAGATCCGTTTTGAGGGTGAGAATGAGGAACTGGTTCAAAGCATCAAAGAGCTAGGTAAAGAATTTGGAATTGTCACCCCTTATACTTCCTACCTCGTACGGGAACAGGAGCGTGAATTGGCCCAATTCAGGATTGACTTGGAAAGAGGTAGATCGACTCCTATAGCCTTGCGCATGCAAGCCATGGAGGAGGCCAGGAAAGAAAGTGCGATTATTGATGTAGAAAGTGTGGGTTCAAAGGGTTATTATGATGCGCTGACTTTTGTTGCCCCGGCACCGTCTGCTTCTTCGGGTAAACGCTCGGTGCTTGCTAGTAGGGCTATGCAGAAGATCGCATTAGCGGAAACTGAAACCAACATGATATTGACCATCAAACGAGTATTGGATCGTACCTTCCAACTAAAGAATGGTGTGTGGATTGAGAATGGTTTGGAGGATCAAGAACCGGATAGGATAATCGAGTTTCTGAGTGATGACTATTTTGAATTTAGCAAATCAGGCGAAATTCTGAACCGAATTTTGGCCCTGGGAGAAGAAGTAATGTTTCAATGGAATGGGAAGGTATACCAAATAAAATCGTAA